The DNA region ACACCCGCTAGAAGCCGCCTCGGCAGTGCGCGGCGATGCGACCCACCACAGGCCCTGAAAGGACGACATAGACGCGATGCCCCGAATCCTCATTTCAGTTCGGCTGTTGGGTCTTGCGATCTTCCTCGCGTGCTCCGCGCCGCTGACGGCGCAAGACCTGCCCAATATCGTCATCATCTACGCCGACGATCTCGGTTACGGAGACCTGTCCTGCTACAACCCCGAAGCGGCCTACTCGACCCCGCGGCTGGATCAGATGGCCAAAGAAGGCATCCGGTTTACGGACGCCCACAGCCCTTCAACCATTTGTTCCCCTTCGCGCTACGGGCTCTACTCGGGCCAGCTCGTTTGCCGAACCGGCCGCGGGACTCAAGCGTTTGAGGGGCCGGGAGGGCCCAGCTACATCAAGCCGGGTGAAGTCACGATCGCGGACGTTGTGCGGGCCGAAGGGTACCGAACCGGCGTGTTTGGCAAGTGGCACGTGGGGCTAACTTGGCTGGACGAGCACGGCAAAAAGCTTGGGGGGGGCTTCGAGAACTCGCTGCTCATCGACTACGACAAAAGCACGCCCCTGGTCGACGGGCCGAACAAGCGGGGCTTTGACGAGTCGTTCATCACGCCGAATTGCCCCACCACGGACCCCCTCTACGTCTACATCAACAACGGCATGGTCTCTTCCCCAGCCAGCCAGAGGCACCACAGCGACACGCTGCCAAACCCGGGCGGAAAGTGGCGTTGGGACAACGACGAGGGTTGGATGGCGCCCGGCTACCGATTCGTCGATGCGGACTTGTTGTTCCTCGACAAGACGCTGGACTTCATCGCGTCGCACCGAAAGAACTCCCCCGAGCGGCCGTTCTTCGTGGTGCTCTCCACACAGATTTCTCATGCTCCCGTTCTGCCGGCGGCAGAGTTCAACGGCAAGACCGATGCCGGCGCTCGCGGCGACTTTGTGTACGAGCTCGACGTGCTGAGCGGGCGGCTGCTCGACGCGATCCATCGACTCGGGATCGACGACAACACGCTGATCTTGTTTAGCTCCGACAACGGCCCCGAAACGATGCATACCCATTGGATGCGGGAGGATCATCATCACGACGCCGCGGGGGGCCTGCGGGGCATGAAGCGCGACGGCTGGGAGGGGGGGCACCGCGTCCCGCTGATCGCCCGCTGGTCGGGCCGGATCCCGGCCGGGCAGGTGTCGCGACAGTTGGTCAATCAGACCGATATCGTCGCCACCGTGGCGTCGGTGGTCGGGCATGCGCTTCCCGATGAGGTTGCGGTCGATAGCTACGACATGCTGCCCGCCATGCTGGGCGAGCAGGACGACGCGAGCCCCATCCGGCCCTACATGCTGACGCAGAGTTTTCACGGAGAGTTTCAGCTCCGCCAGGGCGACTGGAAGTACCTAGACCACACGGGGTCTGGCGGCAACGACTACGACAGGGAGGAGTTTCTTCAGAAGTACTAGCTGCCGGAGAAGGCCAGCGGGGCGACCGGCCAGCTCTACAACCTGGCGACGGACCCCGGCGAAACCACGAACCTTTTCTTCTCGGAGCCGGAGAAGCGTGCGGAGTTGCAGGCCCTCTTGAAGAGGCTGACCGTCAAAGAGGGTGGCCGCACCGCTCCGAGGAACCGCAGGCCGATGGGCTACAAAGGCCCCGCGGGGGCGGGCCCGACCGGCGAGTGATCCTCGGCCCGGCGGGAGCGACCCCTGCTGGGGGCCGGCGCCCCCGCCCCGGCTGCAAGAACTCGGCGCCCGGTGCTACTTGAGCGTGATGCGCACGCTTGCCGGCCGGCCCCCCGGCAGCGTCAGCGCGCGCCGGTCGGCGGCTTCTCCGGCGCCGACCTTCGCGTCTCCCTCGGTGACCCGGAGCTCGGCGATCTCCGACGGCAGCACCAGCTCAACGGTTTGCGGCTCGGCCGAACGCAGCGTGGCTTCGACCTGCTTGCCGTCCCAGCGCAGCTGCTCGATCTCGATGGCGCCCCGGCACAGCACCCCGTCGATCCGGCCTGAGGGCCACGCCGCGGGGAGCGCCGGCAGCAACTCGATGCGTCCCGGCGCGGAGGCCGCCAGCATCTTGATGATGACGGCCGGCATGCCGCCGCTGATGTCCATGTTGAACAGCGAGCGGTGGTTGTGCATCGAGGCCAGGTTGTTCAGCCAGAAGCGGTTCGCGAGGTGGCTGAGGCAGTGGTAGGCCAATTCGCCCTCGCCCAGGCTGGTGGCGGCCTGCCCCAGCTGCACCAGCCCGAACGACATAAACCCACGCTGGTTGTTCTTCCAGTGCTCGTCCAGCTTGTACTCGATGCTCTTCTTGAACGCCGCACGCAGCTCGGGGCTCTGCGCAATCTCGTCGGGCATGCCGTCGAACAGCGGGTAGAGCTGCGACGAATGGCGGTGGCTGTCGTTGTTCTCGAGCCGGGGCGTCAGCCACTCCTTGATGATGCCCTGCTCGTTGACCTCGTACTTGGGCATCCTGGCGAGCATGTCCTGCCAGACGGGGATCTTTTCCTGGTTGCGTCCCAGCTCGCGGGAGGCCGCGATCGTGTTGTGCAGCAGCTCCTTGGCCACCGCGACGTCCATCGTGGCGTTGAAGGAGGCCTGCGAGTTCGAATTGCTCGGCGTGTTCTCCGGCGACTGCGACGGGGAGAAGACGAGCGTCCCGTCGGGGCCCTCTTCGAGGAAGTCCTCGAAGAACAGGGCCGCCTTCTCCATGAACGGCAGGGCGTGGTCCGCCAGGAACTCGCGGTCGCCGGTGTACAAGTAGTAGTCGTAGAAGAAGTGGGCCGCCCAGCCGGCGCCGCCGACCCACATGCCGCCGGCAAAACTCGCGTTGTACGCGTTGTTCAGGCCGTGGGTGGTGGAACGCGAGGGCAGCACGACGCCGCGGGCCCCGAAATGGCGCCTCGCGTTGATCTCCATCCAGGGGACGATCGACTCGATGTACGACGTGTAGGCGAGCATGAGCTCGGGCATGTTGCCCATCAGGTTCGCCGCGATGGCGGAGGGGACGTTGCCGTTGTGGGTGAAGTCGCTGGCCCAGCCGGGAACGTAGGTCCCCCCCCAGACCCCTTGCAGGGTTGGCGGCAGCTCGCCGGTAGAGGAAATGATGTTGTAGCGGGCGGCGTCGAACTCCTTCTCGATCAGCGCCCGATTCGGTTCCTCGTACGTCGAGAGCTCCAGCAGCTCTTCAGTGGTAAGCCCACGGTCGGCGCCGCCGCCGAGGTCCAGACGCATCCTGCCGAAAAGTTCGCCGTGCCGCTTGGCGTGCTCCTCCAGAAGCCGGTCGTAGTCGGCCGCAAGCTCGGCTTGCGAGTGGGCCATTTCTTCGAGGAACGACCTGTCGGGGTCGCGCAGCAGGCGGATGTCGACGAGGATCAGCACGCGGTCCGCCCCCGTCACCTGGAGCGCGCCGCCCTCCTGCGCCTCGGTTGTGCCCCCAGTCGCCACGACGCGGGCGTAGCTCTCCAGCGCGTGGATGCTGCCCGGGTAGGCCTTGGTGAAGCGATTGCTGTAGGAGAGCCAGGAGTCGCCTGATTTGCTCTGGGGGTCCGAGACGTGCTCCTCGAACACCTCCTGCGAACGCTTGCCGATGTCGGAGTCGTCGTTGAATTCGTCGCTCGGCTCCCGGGGCGTCATCGCGAGCCGGCAGTCGAGCGCCGACTTGGGCCCCGTGAGCAGGATCACCGCTACGCCGTCCGCGCGCGAAACAAACATCCGGCGTTCGAACGCGCCGCGGTCGTCCGCCCAGCGAACCGTCGCTACCCCGGTCTGGAAGTCCAGCGAGCGGGCGTAGTCGCGCGTCTCGCCCGCCGCCTTCGTGCGGATCGTGAGGTCGAGGGCCGGCACGAAGTAGTCCGGGTACATGAATCCGCGCTGCCCCGAGAGATTGAACTGGAGCTCGCAGGCCTGCCGGTACAGCCCCTGCTCGATTAGTCGCCTGATCTCGAACAAGCGGGCCGACTGATCGACGGGCATCACCGGGGCGCCCATCGGCAGGAAGAGCCGTTCGTGCGTGAAGATGATCCGTTCTTCCAGCGGGCGGCTCAAGGCGTTGGCGCCGATCGTGCCGTTGCCGCAGATCAGGCCCTCTTCCCACGACCTCGCGGGCCGAGAACTGACGAACCCGCGTTCGGGAACCGGCAACGGCTCGGCCGCCGCCGCAGGCCTGGCGTCCATGGTCATCGTTGCGAGCAGGGTGATCGTAGCGAGCGAGCGGTTGGTTCGTCTCATCTTCGGTTCCAGTCGGTAAGCCGTAATGGCCGCGTGGGGGAGTCGCTGCCCGATCCGCCCCGCTTCGTGGGGCGGGACACGGCCGACGATTGGGTTGACGATTGAGTTGTGGTGCGTGGCGCTCCGGAGAGCGCCACGCGAGCCCCGTTGCAACTCAGCACGCCGCAACTCTGCACGCCGGGGGCAGGTGTTTCCGGGGCGGGTGATCAACCGTCGTAGAACAATGCCGGGAGGCGGGCCGCCACTCTTGTGCTTGGATCCATCATAGTCTGTCGAATGGTCGATCTGCGCACAAGTATTTCCCGCCAGCGGCGCTGCGACCGCGCACGCGTGGGCGACCGCCACGTGGGGCCCCACACGCGATCATTGTCCCT from Pirellulimonas nuda includes:
- a CDS encoding sulfatase family protein yields the protein MPRILISVRLLGLAIFLACSAPLTAQDLPNIVIIYADDLGYGDLSCYNPEAAYSTPRLDQMAKEGIRFTDAHSPSTICSPSRYGLYSGQLVCRTGRGTQAFEGPGGPSYIKPGEVTIADVVRAEGYRTGVFGKWHVGLTWLDEHGKKLGGGFENSLLIDYDKSTPLVDGPNKRGFDESFITPNCPTTDPLYVYINNGMVSSPASQRHHSDTLPNPGGKWRWDNDEGWMAPGYRFVDADLLFLDKTLDFIASHRKNSPERPFFVVLSTQISHAPVLPAAEFNGKTDAGARGDFVYELDVLSGRLLDAIHRLGIDDNTLILFSSDNGPETMHTHWMREDHHHDAAGGLRGMKRDGWEGGHRVPLIARWSGRIPAGQVSRQLVNQTDIVATVASVVGHALPDEVAVDSYDMLPAMLGEQDDASPIRPYMLTQSFHGEFQLRQGDWKYLDHTGSGGNDYDREEFLQKY
- a CDS encoding glycosyl hydrolase family 95 catalytic domain-containing protein, whose product is MRRTNRSLATITLLATMTMDARPAAAAEPLPVPERGFVSSRPARSWEEGLICGNGTIGANALSRPLEERIIFTHERLFLPMGAPVMPVDQSARLFEIRRLIEQGLYRQACELQFNLSGQRGFMYPDYFVPALDLTIRTKAAGETRDYARSLDFQTGVATVRWADDRGAFERRMFVSRADGVAVILLTGPKSALDCRLAMTPREPSDEFNDDSDIGKRSQEVFEEHVSDPQSKSGDSWLSYSNRFTKAYPGSIHALESYARVVATGGTTEAQEGGALQVTGADRVLILVDIRLLRDPDRSFLEEMAHSQAELAADYDRLLEEHAKRHGELFGRMRLDLGGGADRGLTTEELLELSTYEEPNRALIEKEFDAARYNIISSTGELPPTLQGVWGGTYVPGWASDFTHNGNVPSAIAANLMGNMPELMLAYTSYIESIVPWMEINARRHFGARGVVLPSRSTTHGLNNAYNASFAGGMWVGGAGWAAHFFYDYYLYTGDREFLADHALPFMEKAALFFEDFLEEGPDGTLVFSPSQSPENTPSNSNSQASFNATMDVAVAKELLHNTIAASRELGRNQEKIPVWQDMLARMPKYEVNEQGIIKEWLTPRLENNDSHRHSSQLYPLFDGMPDEIAQSPELRAAFKKSIEYKLDEHWKNNQRGFMSFGLVQLGQAATSLGEGELAYHCLSHLANRFWLNNLASMHNHRSLFNMDISGGMPAVIIKMLAASAPGRIELLPALPAAWPSGRIDGVLCRGAIEIEQLRWDGKQVEATLRSAEPQTVELVLPSEIAELRVTEGDAKVGAGEAADRRALTLPGGRPASVRITLK